One Paraburkholderia agricolaris genomic region harbors:
- a CDS encoding SIR2 family NAD-dependent protein deacylase, giving the protein MSSAQHVLSPRLYVFSGAGLSAKSGISTFRTGSGMWTSESIDKVCNFLTWRQNREAVFRFYNERILEKRDARPNEAHRILSAWQNTWGNERVRLVTQNIDDLLERAGAQHVTHLHGDMHSMLCTSCDLRFPKDGHEYHLDTACPRCGEVEAVKPGVVFFQEDAPEYIKLHRMRLEMTDNDLFVAIGSTFHIVSPESMLPRERWHQHERNFLIDPEPRRTEFFGCVEPELPTVGLRNLESRVHALMTMQ; this is encoded by the coding sequence GTGTCATCTGCACAGCATGTCCTGAGCCCACGCCTGTATGTATTTTCGGGGGCCGGCCTGTCCGCCAAGAGCGGGATTTCGACGTTCCGTACCGGAAGTGGTATGTGGACCAGCGAGAGCATCGACAAAGTCTGCAACTTCCTGACCTGGCGCCAGAACCGGGAGGCAGTATTTCGCTTCTATAACGAGCGAATCCTCGAGAAACGGGACGCACGTCCGAACGAAGCGCACCGGATTCTCTCCGCGTGGCAAAACACTTGGGGAAACGAGCGCGTCCGGCTCGTCACCCAGAACATCGACGATTTGCTTGAGCGGGCTGGCGCGCAGCATGTCACACACCTTCACGGTGACATGCATTCGATGCTTTGTACGTCGTGTGACCTCCGCTTCCCTAAAGACGGACACGAATATCACCTTGACACAGCCTGCCCGCGTTGTGGCGAGGTTGAAGCGGTCAAGCCTGGCGTCGTGTTCTTCCAGGAAGATGCGCCCGAATATATCAAGTTGCATCGAATGCGACTCGAAATGACCGACAACGACCTCTTCGTCGCGATTGGGAGCACCTTTCACATCGTTTCGCCCGAGAGTATGCTACCTCGCGAAAGATGGCATCAGCATGAGAGGAATTTTCTGATTGACCCGGAACCGCGTCGCACGGAGTTTTTTGGATGCGTCGAACCAGAACTTCCGACTGTCGGCCTGCGCAATCTCGAAAGTCGCGTCCATGCTTTGATGACGATGCAGTAA